The proteins below are encoded in one region of Micromonospora yangpuensis:
- a CDS encoding DUF2470 domain-containing protein, with product MALHPAGRPTDLAHPPHGTDPLAADGHDAAVVARSALSAATSLRLAVADAAVDLTGSHAVLPEGTVVLAVDAMSRTGGFLVAARGRTGAAQIDVTHLVPVAARSRVRARLRILGTARPFDPASLDLCDGDTVMSLLALPPVALWTVEPTRIRLTRDHDERTVDTGAYRAARADPVAGDEAAHLHHLTGRHRDLVDQLAMLLDPTLRASSARVLPIALDADGVVLRAEAPHWHTDVRLAFPRRVAGAAGLTEGLRALLAEAARAARSPDRTSRPAGSTCDCDLLSG from the coding sequence ATGGCGCTCCACCCCGCCGGGCGGCCGACAGACCTGGCACACCCGCCTCACGGCACCGACCCGTTGGCGGCGGACGGGCATGACGCCGCCGTCGTGGCGCGCTCTGCCCTGTCCGCCGCCACTTCCCTGCGCCTCGCCGTCGCTGATGCCGCTGTCGACCTGACCGGGTCACACGCCGTCCTGCCCGAGGGCACGGTGGTCCTCGCCGTCGACGCGATGAGCAGGACCGGAGGTTTCCTGGTCGCTGCCCGTGGGCGAACGGGAGCGGCACAGATCGACGTCACACACCTCGTCCCCGTCGCGGCGCGGTCACGGGTACGGGCCAGACTGCGGATTCTGGGTACGGCACGACCGTTCGACCCGGCGAGTCTGGACCTGTGTGACGGCGACACCGTCATGTCACTGCTCGCGCTACCTCCGGTAGCGCTCTGGACCGTCGAGCCGACCCGCATCCGCCTCACGCGCGACCACGACGAGCGGACCGTGGACACCGGCGCCTACCGCGCCGCGCGGGCCGACCCCGTCGCCGGCGACGAAGCCGCACACCTGCATCACCTCACCGGACGACACCGGGACCTCGTCGACCAGCTCGCGATGCTGCTCGACCCGACGTTGCGGGCCAGTTCGGCGCGCGTCCTACCGATCGCCCTCGACGCCGACGGTGTCGTCCTCCGCGCCGAAGCGCCGCACTGGCACACCGACGTACGGCTGGCGTTCCCCCGCCGCGTCGCCGGGGCCGCCGGCCTCACCGAAGGACTGCGCGCGCTGCTGGCGGAGGCGGCCCGAGCCGCCCGCTCCCCCGATCGGACATCGCGACCTGCGGGCTCCACCTGCGACTGCGACCTACTCTCCGGGTGA
- a CDS encoding alpha/beta hydrolase → MKQRRIVGRGMAVTVAVGLVATLTAVPAGADEPGVQVQWGACPEQVAAVSPSLQCATVPVPLDYGDPAGAEIEIMVSRIASQNPSERRGILLLNPGGPGASGLTMPADMVSLGLPSTVSNSYDLIGVDPRGVGQSAPVSCAFTGDLDYRGNVPPYAVDDAAVAEQATIAKTVAERCAANDTEGRLRHLTTANTARDLDSIRVALGEEKASFYGASYGSALGAAYASMFPETTDRVVLDSNVGDTHLSRAALRRFALGMEQTFPDFAAFAAARHGAYGLGRNPAQVTRNWFTLAERLDRTPVAGVDGATFRFLTFTALYSEAQYGLLAQTWQSLLNSDEAAVTRLVARADSRSVPQRTNRADDPVELLPWDNNWSAFLAVTCNDSDWPENVARYQASVATDREKFPMFGAAGANIVPCAYWAHEPSEPPVAINDDGPRNVLILQNRRDPATPLRGGKLLREKFDDRSRLVTVDGSGHGVYVFGDNACALNVTTAYLVDGTMPEDRFCGPGTRTLDAEAARQRTETLDRLHRAL, encoded by the coding sequence GTGAAACAACGCCGAATCGTGGGCCGGGGGATGGCTGTCACGGTCGCCGTCGGGCTCGTCGCGACCCTGACCGCGGTGCCCGCCGGGGCGGACGAGCCGGGGGTGCAGGTCCAGTGGGGAGCCTGCCCCGAGCAGGTCGCGGCCGTATCGCCGTCGTTGCAGTGCGCGACGGTGCCGGTTCCGCTGGACTACGGCGACCCGGCCGGTGCCGAGATCGAGATCATGGTGTCGCGGATCGCCAGCCAGAATCCGTCCGAGCGCCGGGGCATCCTGCTGCTCAACCCGGGCGGGCCGGGTGCCTCCGGGCTGACGATGCCGGCGGACATGGTCAGCCTCGGCCTGCCGTCCACCGTGTCGAACAGCTACGACCTGATCGGCGTGGACCCCCGTGGGGTCGGGCAGTCGGCCCCGGTGAGCTGTGCCTTCACCGGCGACCTGGACTACCGTGGCAACGTTCCGCCGTACGCGGTGGACGACGCGGCGGTCGCGGAGCAGGCGACGATCGCGAAGACGGTCGCCGAGCGGTGTGCGGCCAACGACACCGAGGGCCGACTGCGGCACCTGACCACGGCGAACACGGCGCGCGACCTGGACTCGATCCGAGTCGCGCTCGGCGAGGAGAAGGCCAGCTTCTACGGGGCGTCGTACGGGTCGGCGTTGGGTGCCGCGTACGCGTCGATGTTCCCGGAGACCACCGACCGGGTCGTGCTCGACAGCAACGTCGGCGACACCCACCTCAGCCGCGCGGCCCTGCGCCGGTTCGCGCTGGGTATGGAGCAGACGTTCCCCGACTTCGCGGCGTTTGCGGCGGCGCGGCATGGCGCGTACGGCCTGGGCCGCAACCCGGCGCAGGTGACCAGGAACTGGTTCACCCTCGCCGAACGGCTCGACCGGACCCCGGTCGCCGGCGTCGACGGCGCTACCTTCCGGTTCCTCACCTTCACGGCGCTCTACAGCGAGGCGCAGTACGGACTGTTGGCGCAGACCTGGCAGTCGCTGCTGAACTCCGACGAGGCCGCGGTCACCCGGCTCGTGGCCAGGGCCGACAGCCGGTCGGTCCCGCAGCGCACGAACCGGGCCGACGATCCGGTGGAGCTGCTGCCGTGGGACAACAACTGGTCGGCGTTCCTCGCCGTGACCTGCAACGACTCCGACTGGCCGGAGAACGTGGCGCGGTACCAGGCCTCGGTGGCCACGGACCGCGAGAAGTTCCCCATGTTCGGCGCCGCCGGGGCGAACATCGTCCCCTGTGCCTACTGGGCGCACGAGCCGTCCGAGCCGCCGGTGGCGATCAACGACGACGGCCCGCGCAACGTGCTGATCCTGCAGAACCGGCGGGACCCGGCCACCCCGCTGCGTGGGGGGAAGCTGCTCCGGGAGAAGTTCGACGACCGGTCCCGGCTGGTGACCGTCGACGGTAGCGGGCACGGCGTCTACGTCTTCGGTGACAACGCGTGCGCGCTCAACGTCACCACGGCCTACCTGGTCGACGGCACGATGCCGGAGGACAGGTTCTGCGGCCCCGGGACGCGGACGCTCGACGCCGAGGCCGCGCGGCAGCGGACCGAGACCCTCGACCGACTGCATCGCGCACTCTGA
- a CDS encoding YqjF family protein: protein MDIEPVDPAPSRAFSRASLRQYWKDLTFVHWAVAPELVAPLLPSGTRPDTLDGLTHVGLVGFQMVGLGLGRGPRVPYFGTFWETNVRLYSVDDAGRRAVVFRSLDASRLVPVLVARASLRLPYLWSKMGIDRDGDICTYRCRRRWPGPAGAASRMVVRVGDPIADPTPLEHFLTARWGLHTRAYGRTLHLPNWHPRWPLHRAELLHLDDGLVAAAGLPAPAAAPVSVLYAPGVPVVFGLPTVAGGVATCTPP from the coding sequence GTGGACATCGAGCCGGTCGACCCCGCCCCGAGCCGGGCGTTCTCCCGGGCGAGCCTGCGGCAGTACTGGAAAGACCTCACGTTCGTGCACTGGGCGGTCGCGCCGGAACTCGTCGCACCGCTGCTGCCCTCCGGCACCCGTCCGGACACCCTCGACGGATTGACCCATGTCGGTCTCGTCGGCTTCCAGATGGTCGGGCTGGGCCTCGGCCGGGGGCCGCGGGTGCCGTACTTCGGCACCTTCTGGGAGACCAACGTCCGGCTCTACTCCGTCGACGACGCCGGGCGACGCGCCGTGGTGTTCCGGTCGCTCGACGCGTCCCGGCTGGTACCCGTGCTCGTCGCCCGGGCGAGCCTGCGGTTGCCGTACCTGTGGTCGAAGATGGGGATCGACCGTGACGGCGACATCTGCACGTACCGTTGCCGGCGTCGCTGGCCCGGCCCGGCCGGCGCGGCGAGCCGCATGGTGGTCCGGGTCGGCGACCCGATCGCCGACCCGACCCCGCTGGAACACTTTCTCACCGCCCGCTGGGGGTTGCACACCCGGGCGTACGGACGCACGCTGCACCTGCCGAACTGGCACCCCCGTTGGCCGCTGCACCGGGCCGAGTTGCTGCACCTGGATGACGGACTGGTCGCCGCCGCCGGGCTGCCCGCGCCCGCCGCAGCGCCGGTGAGTGTGCTGTACGCCCCCGGCGTGCCGGTCGTGTTCGGCCTGCCCACCGTCGCGGGCGGGGTAGCGACCTGCACGCCGCCGTAG
- a CDS encoding CocE/NonD family hydrolase, whose product MSTRPKNNVATKLAGRLGQRMLTLPPAVTREVTVERNIPITVEDGVTLLADHWAPAASAGIPLEQLPTVVVRTAYGPGGPLGWMYGRAIAERGMHVLMVRSRGTFGSGGTFLAMRHEREDGLATLRWLADQTWAKGGVVLAGSSYFGYTQWAVAAEAPVQVKAMVPHITSSRLALTLLRPGRFELDTLANWVWNTETQERPRALLRSMLGLDRKRVAAAMNTLPLTGVDTALLGHESPFFQETLRYDQNHPYWKDEDHSGAVGDVTVPVSSITGWYDIFLTDQLRDFQALAAAGRNPRLTVGPWWHAAPVGMGAAIEQVVDWGAALARGEQPADRAPVRLFVMGAGQWRDFDQWPPAGYPQQRWHLRSGGALERGVNPASPPSTFSYDPNDPTPSVGGPKLDGNGPGPKDNRSLEKRADVLTFTSPVLESDLEVVGQVTAQVWLRADRPSHDLFVRLCDVDERGKSINVCDDLVTVRPDGTTEVTVELSPTAYVFRRGHRLRVQVSAGAFPRFARNLGGDEPVATATTTHVTHLEILHDGDHPSAILLPAKA is encoded by the coding sequence GTGAGCACCCGCCCCAAGAACAATGTCGCCACCAAACTGGCCGGTCGGCTCGGACAGCGGATGCTGACACTTCCGCCGGCCGTCACCCGCGAGGTCACCGTGGAACGGAACATCCCGATCACGGTCGAGGACGGGGTCACCCTGCTCGCCGACCACTGGGCGCCCGCAGCCTCCGCCGGCATCCCGCTGGAGCAGCTGCCCACCGTGGTGGTGCGGACCGCGTACGGGCCGGGTGGCCCGCTGGGGTGGATGTACGGCCGAGCCATCGCCGAGCGCGGCATGCACGTGCTGATGGTGCGCAGCCGGGGCACGTTCGGTTCCGGTGGCACGTTCCTGGCCATGCGGCACGAGCGGGAGGACGGGCTGGCCACCCTGCGCTGGTTGGCGGACCAGACGTGGGCCAAGGGCGGCGTGGTGCTGGCCGGCTCCAGCTACTTCGGCTACACCCAGTGGGCGGTCGCCGCTGAGGCACCGGTCCAGGTCAAGGCGATGGTTCCGCACATCACGTCGTCGCGGCTGGCGCTGACCCTGCTGCGTCCCGGTCGGTTCGAGCTCGACACGCTTGCCAACTGGGTGTGGAACACCGAGACGCAGGAGCGCCCGCGGGCATTGCTGCGGTCCATGCTGGGCCTGGACCGTAAGCGTGTCGCCGCGGCGATGAACACGCTCCCGTTGACCGGTGTGGACACGGCACTGCTCGGTCACGAGTCACCGTTCTTTCAGGAGACGCTGCGGTACGACCAGAACCACCCGTACTGGAAGGACGAGGACCACAGCGGCGCCGTCGGCGACGTGACCGTGCCGGTCAGCTCGATCACCGGGTGGTACGACATCTTCCTGACCGACCAGCTGCGCGACTTCCAGGCCCTGGCCGCCGCCGGCCGCAACCCCCGGCTGACCGTCGGCCCGTGGTGGCACGCCGCCCCGGTGGGCATGGGCGCCGCGATCGAGCAGGTGGTCGACTGGGGGGCCGCGCTCGCACGGGGCGAGCAACCGGCCGACCGGGCGCCGGTACGGTTGTTCGTGATGGGTGCCGGGCAGTGGCGTGACTTCGACCAGTGGCCACCGGCGGGGTACCCGCAGCAGCGCTGGCACCTGCGCTCCGGCGGCGCGCTGGAGCGGGGGGTGAACCCGGCCTCGCCGCCGAGCACCTTCAGCTACGACCCGAACGACCCGACCCCGTCGGTGGGCGGGCCGAAACTGGACGGTAACGGTCCCGGCCCCAAGGACAACCGGTCGCTGGAGAAGCGGGCGGACGTGCTGACCTTCACCTCACCGGTGCTCGAGTCCGACCTGGAGGTTGTCGGGCAGGTCACGGCGCAGGTGTGGCTGCGCGCCGACCGGCCCAGCCATGACCTGTTCGTCCGGCTGTGCGACGTCGACGAGCGCGGCAAGTCGATCAACGTGTGCGACGACCTGGTCACCGTTCGGCCCGACGGCACGACCGAGGTGACCGTGGAGCTGTCACCCACCGCGTACGTCTTCCGGCGCGGGCACCGCCTGCGCGTTCAGGTGTCCGCCGGGGCGTTTCCCCGGTTCGCCCGCAACCTCGGCGGGGACGAGCCGGTCGCGACCGCCACGACCACCCACGTCACCCACCTCGAGATCCTGCACGATGGCGACCACCCCTCCGCGATCCTGTTGCCGGCGAAGGCCTGA
- a CDS encoding quinone oxidoreductase family protein — MKAVQVTEFGEAKVLALTELPDPAPGPGEVAIDVTHAAVGLIDVYLRQGRYEGVPGLPQPPYVPGLEVAGTVRALGEGVTDLQVGEKVVTLSASATGGYASVYVSDRARVLSTQAYHLAPALAVAVVPNALMAHVALTGPIRLNPGERVLVHGAFGALAAAFPGVARQLGASRVVGTVRGDRVATAATSRLPYDKIVDSATMLSVLGDERFDVIVDPVGGQVRTESLQLLAPGGRLLLVGNASDEWEHGVNGNAIWQGNVIVAGFNAGGYLPAHPEAVPAAAAAALTAASSGLADTEIELLPLAEAATAHQRLQEHTTRGRVVLVP; from the coding sequence ATGAAGGCTGTACAGGTCACCGAGTTCGGCGAGGCGAAGGTCCTGGCGCTCACGGAGCTGCCGGACCCCGCGCCCGGGCCCGGCGAGGTGGCGATCGACGTGACCCACGCCGCGGTCGGGCTGATCGACGTCTACCTCCGGCAGGGGCGGTACGAAGGCGTGCCCGGTCTGCCGCAGCCCCCGTACGTCCCCGGCCTCGAGGTCGCCGGCACGGTCCGGGCCCTCGGCGAGGGCGTCACCGATCTGCAGGTCGGCGAGAAGGTGGTGACCCTGTCGGCGTCGGCCACCGGCGGCTACGCATCGGTGTACGTCAGCGACCGGGCCAGGGTGCTGTCGACCCAGGCCTACCACCTCGCCCCCGCGCTGGCGGTGGCCGTCGTGCCCAACGCGCTGATGGCCCATGTCGCCCTCACCGGCCCGATCCGGCTGAACCCGGGGGAGCGGGTCCTGGTGCACGGGGCGTTCGGCGCGCTCGCGGCGGCCTTCCCCGGTGTCGCCAGGCAGCTCGGGGCGTCCCGGGTGGTGGGCACTGTCCGCGGTGATCGGGTGGCCACGGCGGCCACCAGCAGGCTGCCGTACGACAAGATCGTCGACTCGGCCACCATGCTGAGCGTCCTCGGCGACGAGAGGTTCGACGTGATCGTCGACCCGGTCGGCGGGCAGGTACGCACCGAGAGCCTGCAACTGCTCGCCCCGGGTGGCCGGCTGCTGCTGGTCGGCAACGCCAGCGACGAGTGGGAGCACGGCGTCAACGGCAACGCGATCTGGCAGGGCAACGTCATCGTGGCCGGCTTCAACGCCGGTGGCTACCTGCCGGCGCACCCGGAAGCCGTCCCCGCCGCTGCGGCCGCCGCCCTGACCGCCGCGTCCTCCGGACTCGCCGACACCGAGATCGAGTTGCTGCCGCTGGCGGAGGCGGCGACCGCCCACCAGCGGCTGCAGGAGCACACGACCCGGGGCCGCGTCGTCCTCGTCCCGTAA
- a CDS encoding TetR family transcriptional regulator, translating into MRQRARSIDDKQRRSEDLLVAAEAVALERGGVRFVTLAPVTERAGLHRTGVRRYYASKEELLLELAERGWQQWSAAITDRLRDSDGLGPREVALVLADTIASLPVFCDLLTHVTLSLEGDVDIERARQYKTRAFAAYDEIVAALDRASSMTVDQIQALLAAALAFAANFWQVSHPTPTLAALYEQVPEWGHVAFDFRPRLQLLLQSTAVGLAETLTAT; encoded by the coding sequence ATGCGTCAGCGAGCCCGCTCGATCGATGACAAACAGCGCCGTTCCGAGGATCTGCTGGTGGCCGCCGAAGCGGTGGCCCTCGAGCGGGGTGGCGTCCGGTTCGTGACGCTGGCCCCGGTCACCGAACGAGCCGGCCTGCACCGCACGGGGGTGCGGCGCTACTACGCCAGCAAGGAGGAGTTGCTTCTCGAGCTGGCCGAACGCGGCTGGCAGCAGTGGAGCGCCGCGATCACCGACAGGCTGCGCGACAGCGACGGCCTCGGGCCGCGCGAGGTGGCTCTGGTGCTGGCCGACACCATCGCGTCCCTGCCGGTCTTCTGCGACCTGCTGACCCACGTGACGCTGAGCCTGGAAGGCGACGTCGACATCGAGCGCGCCCGGCAGTACAAGACCAGGGCCTTCGCCGCCTACGACGAGATCGTGGCCGCCCTGGACCGGGCGAGCAGCATGACCGTCGACCAGATCCAGGCGCTGCTGGCGGCCGCCCTCGCCTTCGCCGCCAACTTCTGGCAGGTGTCGCACCCCACTCCCACCCTCGCGGCGCTGTACGAGCAGGTGCCGGAATGGGGCCACGTCGCCTTCGACTTCCGACCCCGGCTCCAACTGCTGCTGCAGTCGACCGCTGTCGGACTGGCCGAGACGCTCACTGCCACCTGA
- a CDS encoding MerR family transcriptional regulator has product MSRPLTIQEMSRRSGFTEPTLRYYERVGLLGVVDRDPASGHRRYEEGTVGRVMALACLRSSGMTVDGMREYVELLGRGDEAAEELQELFTERAGQLAAEIARLRLRHEYLDLKARRWQARLDGDHAAETAAVERIKKILREL; this is encoded by the coding sequence GTGAGCAGACCCTTGACCATTCAGGAGATGTCCCGCCGCTCCGGTTTCACCGAGCCGACGCTGCGCTACTACGAGCGAGTCGGCCTGCTCGGCGTCGTGGACCGCGACCCGGCCAGCGGTCATCGCCGCTACGAGGAGGGCACCGTCGGCCGGGTCATGGCGCTGGCCTGTCTACGGTCCTCGGGCATGACCGTGGACGGCATGCGCGAGTACGTCGAACTCCTCGGCCGCGGTGACGAGGCAGCCGAGGAACTGCAGGAGTTGTTCACCGAGCGCGCCGGGCAGTTGGCGGCCGAGATCGCCCGGCTACGGCTGCGCCACGAGTACCTCGACCTGAAGGCCCGCAGGTGGCAGGCCCGCCTCGACGGCGACCACGCCGCCGAGACCGCGGCCGTCGAGCGAATCAAGAAGATCCTGCGGGAGCTGTGA
- a CDS encoding NAD-dependent epimerase/dehydratase family protein, with translation MTDDMVLVTGATGQVGGHAVARLLDEGYRVRVAARRPEQGIAGQAGVDDRVEVVTADLSSDDNWDKAVDGVRYVWHHASPFPLTPPANEDELIVPARDGALRVLAAARTAGVERVVLPSSYAAVGYTVKPDGHYDESDWTDAVGDIPAYHRSKVVAERAAWEDVREHGGPELTVINPTGIFGPQLGPRVSASTGLVRALLTGGMPVVPRMYFGVVDVRDVVDLHLRAMLHPAAAGERFIAVSGAATSLYEMGRVLARHLPRFADRVPATELTDEQVREGARSDPALRDAAVLGGQVPVISNAKARRVLGWQPRPVETAITDTADSLLALGLVPA, from the coding sequence ATGACTGATGACATGGTGCTGGTGACGGGGGCGACCGGACAGGTGGGGGGCCACGCGGTGGCCCGGTTGCTCGATGAGGGCTACCGGGTCCGGGTGGCCGCCCGGCGACCCGAGCAGGGCATTGCCGGGCAGGCGGGCGTCGATGACCGGGTCGAGGTGGTCACCGCCGATCTGAGCTCGGACGACAACTGGGACAAGGCGGTGGACGGGGTCCGGTACGTGTGGCATCACGCGTCTCCGTTCCCGCTCACCCCACCGGCGAACGAGGACGAGCTGATCGTCCCGGCCCGCGACGGGGCGCTGCGTGTGCTCGCCGCCGCCCGTACCGCAGGAGTCGAGCGGGTGGTGCTGCCCTCGTCGTACGCGGCGGTGGGCTACACGGTCAAGCCGGACGGCCACTACGACGAGTCGGACTGGACCGATGCGGTGGGCGACATCCCGGCGTACCACCGGTCGAAGGTTGTTGCGGAACGCGCGGCCTGGGAGGACGTGCGCGAACACGGTGGTCCGGAGCTGACCGTGATCAACCCCACCGGCATCTTCGGGCCGCAGCTGGGCCCCCGGGTGTCGGCCTCGACCGGCCTGGTCAGGGCGTTGCTCACCGGCGGCATGCCGGTGGTGCCGCGGATGTACTTCGGCGTGGTGGACGTGCGTGACGTGGTCGACCTGCACCTGCGGGCCATGCTGCATCCGGCCGCGGCGGGCGAGCGTTTCATCGCCGTGAGCGGCGCGGCGACCAGCCTCTACGAGATGGGCCGCGTGCTCGCCCGGCACCTGCCGCGGTTCGCGGACCGGGTGCCGGCCACCGAGTTGACCGACGAGCAGGTGCGCGAGGGCGCCCGCTCCGACCCGGCGCTGCGTGACGCGGCCGTGCTGGGCGGGCAGGTCCCGGTGATCAGCAACGCCAAGGCCCGCCGGGTGCTCGGCTGGCAACCGCGACCGGTCGAGACCGCGATCACCGACACCGCGGACAGCCTGCTCGCGCTGGGTCTGGTCCCGGCCTGA